In the Tepidimicrobium xylanilyticum genome, one interval contains:
- a CDS encoding CD3072 family TudS-related putative desulfidase, with translation MKRTRKIILVSHCILNSNSKVEGLSQYEGIFKEIVDMLHDKGIGIIQLPCPEMIIYGIKRWGHVKEQFDTLFYRENCRKMLKPIICQVKSYIDAGYEIVGVIGIDGSPSCGVNFTCSGDWEGTPSKDDIDHKIKDLKEVEGFGVFMEELKKYLEEYDIEIPFTGINENDVYSSLKDISEFLNDK, from the coding sequence TTGAAAAGAACTAGAAAAATCATACTGGTTTCCCATTGCATATTAAACTCTAACTCTAAAGTAGAAGGTCTAAGCCAGTATGAAGGCATATTTAAAGAAATAGTAGATATGCTTCATGATAAAGGCATAGGTATTATTCAACTTCCCTGTCCAGAGATGATCATATATGGAATTAAACGCTGGGGGCATGTAAAGGAACAATTCGACACATTGTTCTATAGGGAAAACTGCAGGAAGATGCTAAAACCAATAATTTGTCAAGTAAAAAGCTATATAGATGCAGGATATGAAATTGTAGGAGTTATAGGAATAGATGGAAGCCCTAGCTGTGGAGTTAATTTTACTTGCTCCGGTGACTGGGAAGGAACTCCTTCAAAGGATGATATAGACCACAAAATCAAGGATTTAAAAGAAGTAGAAGGTTTTGGAGTGTTTATGGAAGAACTTAAAAAATACCTTGAGGAATATGATATAGAAATTCCGTTTACAGGTATTAATGAAAATGATGTATACAGTTCCTTAAAGGATATAAGTGAGTTTTTAAATGATAAGTAA
- a CDS encoding nucleotide pyrophosphohydrolase yields the protein MSDQSTNIQQLKDKISNFVKERNWEEFHNPKNLSMSISIEASELMEIFQWLDIKESWDIMTSSEAEHLMEELADVIIYCLSLANQLNIDISTAIEDKVRKNSVKYPAP from the coding sequence ATGTCAGACCAAAGCACAAATATCCAACAACTAAAAGACAAAATTTCTAACTTTGTCAAAGAAAGAAACTGGGAAGAATTCCATAATCCTAAAAATCTATCCATGAGCATTTCCATAGAGGCTAGTGAATTGATGGAAATTTTTCAATGGTTAGATATTAAAGAATCTTGGGATATTATGACTTCTTCAGAAGCTGAGCATCTAATGGAAGAATTAGCAGATGTAATTATATACTGTTTATCTTTAGCAAACCAATTAAATATTGATATTTCTACTGCTATAGAAGATAAGGTAAGGAAGAATTCAGTAAAATATCCTGCACCTTAA